A region of the Salvia splendens isolate huo1 chromosome 11, SspV2, whole genome shotgun sequence genome:
agctttctcattttttttgtcgATTTTAGTGTAAGATATAAATCAGAGTAAATTAACTACTTCAAAATTGGTCCCGCGGTATtttgtactccttccgtcccccATTATGTGTTTTGGTTTTCATTTGATCCGTCCTATATTGATtgtctcatttcatttataacatTTTTGGTAATTGACTCCACATTCTACAAACTTATTGTCACTCATTTTATTGTAAGACTAATACTCTGATACGAAAAAACCCGTATCAATAATAATTGGCGAGAATTCGCCGGATATTGAAGGTCCGTTCGCGGAGAGCCTCTGTCGAGCTACCGATGAATAAAGACGGAAAAGTAAAttgcagaaaaataaaagaaaaacgataaaagataattatatttcttccatgattccttcaaaagataacaaagactcctacttataatactccctaacaacctaacttagtgatcgagaaataggaaagatatgaaaataataatatataaattaatagaGATATGAGGATATTCtgtagatatactcgtatcaactccctcacggttaaaattcaccttgtcctcaaggtggaaaccatgAAGCCATGACGAGAGTTAAAAGTCGAAGCTCTGGCGAGGTATCTCCTCCCGGGTCAAATTCACACCGAACAGTAGAGCATCTCTGATGCAATTTTTATTAGCTCTATAAAtatctgcaagtatacagagtaggaatagtatagctaaaggtcagtactggATATCGATCAAGGGGaaagcaaacacaaattatctatcttctactaaaactcaattactatatGGAAAACCGGAAAATTGGAAGATTTTTGAAAACACTTaactttgaaaacaaagaaacaaCTAATCGCAGATAAATCatagagataaaagtatagagataaggggaaTTCCAAGGATGTGCTTTCATATTTATGgctatacaaattccaactacaacaccctagcacaattattactttgatagaatgagtcacctagcttatgctcatgcgatgcaaacgttgattgCGAACATTAAgattgtcaatcctaaatatgtaactcctaaaagctcctaagacccttataaagtcctcactctcaattgatagtgtcgttttaaaggaagctaattgtagtgtctattaagtggatttaactcgccaacctcctctcacgattatgtagcaagttatattaaatcatcaccgaatgtggccctcaaacgtgaagtattacaGAACAATTTAAGGaaaaacaaagtaagaacaaacggatattaaatagaaatagaaatcgtataaaccaataaaagttactaacacatccctagaatcctacgaatttagttacacatgattgaataaactaaaaacatagattgaagggaagacaatgaaaacataagaactaaagtaataaaacccaaaggttgaatccttatagccttgatgatcttgaatccttcttcaactctttGCAAAATGAAGTACTCCAACTTATGAACTCTGGAAGTATTTTGCAAAGAGATTAACTTgttttgatgaagctttgggggCTATTTATAGGGGAGAAATCGCCCCCctctcaaataaggaaaagaattgcaaaatatggtaaatcttggggagaaagttGGACAAATTTGCTCGTTGCTTTTTCCTGGCGGGACGCTGCACCTTTGCCAGCGGTCGCCATGAGTTGGTCTGAGGCTTCTGACCTTTGGCTGGCggtcgctgcacttgtttcagcgaTCGACATCCATCTTTCCGTAACTCTCTAGACTCTCGGTAGCAGTCGCCACACATCCTccagcggtcgttgggcgtgttttgacttcatgcacaactttcccaGAGCGGGCCGCTACTGGCTTAGCGGTCGCCGGCaatgttgcagcggaccgctggacatGTAAAAcaactccagatttccaacttcgctttttgactccctttttaggctcaaatatgcacatttctcacaaaacatgtcaaaataccaaaatatgcaaataatggacatgtaatgcaactttgacattaaaaacggaccaaaagatggccttaaaatagtgcaaaatccgagcgtatcaatctcccttcatcacctccatcaaaaatcatcaaaggaTGACCATTATGGTTGCCAAAATTCATCGTTAAAATGAGAATCTTGTCCACGCGTCCCAGAATGCTCAAGCACGACGTGTCCTTGCGCCGAGTAATCCACCGTGTATCAGTGTCAAGCGATGTTGGTCGATGATTCATTCTTGCAACATCACCATCAATTGGATTCGCTTCATCATTAACACCTATATCATCCAAATTGTGAAATTTCTCTGTACTCTACTCTTGCCGAGAGAAGAACTAAAGCAGTCGCGTTTCATACCCTCTGAAATCCCCAATTTTATAGAACCGGGGAAAACAGCAAGTACAAAATGAGGGACCGATGTTGGAATGGTATTGGAGTCGCCCGACTGAGAGATCAAAGCCGAAGAGAGTGGGTCATCGTCTAAAAATTCGTCCTTATCTCCAATGATACCAGGGCTGCACGGAGGAGTTGGCGTGGGCAGATTCAAGGACGTGACAGCAGCTGCAGCGGGGCGGCTATGCGGCAATGGTTATCGCGGCATGTGGATCGCCAACGCAACGTTCGTTTGCATCCATCCAAGACACCAATTGCTCGACATTTGCGGTCAAGCGCTCAAGTTGTGAAACCAAGGCTGCCACCGGTAGGTTCGGTTCCGAATTCAGCATCACTGGGTCACATGGCATGCCGAGGGACTCCATGACACTGTTGTAAGGCGGTTGGTATGGAGGCGATGGCGGCTGTAAGGGCTAGTAAGGCGGCTGTGCAGCGGTGTACATCGGGGGCCCGTCGGGTGGGTCAGGTTCGGGGCGCGGATAGGACACCGAAAAGGGTTGAAGTGGATGTTGGTAGTCTGCGGCGGCTGTTGGTATTGCTGGGGCGACTTCAATGGATTGTATCAGCACGTCGGCAGGTGTGGCTGGGAGATTTGCAGGGGCAATGTGTACTCCAGATCTGGATAGGAACACCCAAAGTGCACATCTTGTATCTGGGGATACCAACACGATGTGGGGCTTGGCATGGGCAGTGGCAAGGAGAACCGGCTGTCAAATTGGCGATGGTGATAGTCGGGGTAGTTGTATCACATATTGATGTCGATTCGGAGGAAGAGAtccaatgaaagcaccagatgatacggaGAAACACGTATCAATGATAATTGGCAAAAATTCACCGGATATTGAAGGTCCATTCGCGGAGAGTCTCCGTCGAGCTACCGATGAACAAAGACGGAAAAGtaaattgcataaaaataaaagacaaaacgataaaagataattatatttcttccatgattccttcaaaagataacaaagactcctatttataatactccctaataacctaacttagttatcaagaaataggaaagatatgaaaatcaataatatatgaaatagTAGAGATATGGGGATATTCtgtagatatactcgtatcatactccctctgtcctctaaaaatagaaatttttgaaacaacacaagttttaatgcaaattaGTATTGTAAAagaaagatagaaagaaaagtgggttagtggaaaatgagtctcacctcattagaaagaaaGAACTTTCCTAAAATacaaagtttctatttttagggaacTGATCAAGAATGGAattaaatagtttctatttttaggagatgtagggagtatataaaagtagtacTCACATTCTATGAACTTTTTCAATCAACtttctattactccctccgtccaccattaggATTTCTGATTTAAATTGAGACACATATTAACATACGGAGAGTACTGTATATTTGACAAACATATATTATGATGCAGTGGAGATAGTGATCAATGCAGAACTACATAATTGTTGTTATTAGAAATTGTTATTATTAGATAACATAAAGTTTATTTTTAGACgttcatttaaaaaaatctgattttaaaaatacgaaaaacaatagtagtactattttagaTTGTTCACTGAGGTCATTTTTTTGCTAGTTTTcagtttatttaaaaaaaataacctaaaatcatctaaaaatatttttcatattttaaaaacaattcTGCATCAGGAATTAGTTCCATTTTAGTCACATTCCGATACAGTGGTTTCCTGATACCCGCCCATTTGAATCCAGTTTCAACGGATCCAAATTTGCAAGGCCCTAGAATTGATGCGCGGCCCACGTGCCCCTAAATTTGCACCGCCATAAAACAGAACCCAATCTCAAGCCCATTTGAGCTTTATACTTTTATTATGAAAAAAACTGTAGTCAGCTGTAGGTATCGCGTTTGATGAGCGTTTCTGaagttaataatttatttatggaTATAAATTTAATACATACCACCATTTTCATAACTACTCCATTAACTAACAAAATTgacaaaaagtaaataaaaattcatgtatttagtggaaaaattatgaaatagaACTCCATATTattatacaaaattaataaatagtgAAGATAAAATCTTCGATATGTATATAATACTATTTGAAAttcataatactccctccgtcccaccataagtgatggattttttttaaacgagatttaagaaaatgatatatgttgagttaaagtagagataataaagtatgagagataaaaaaagtaagagagagataaagagagaataaagtaagagagtgttaaaattttattttttgttaaaaagggAAATTGATTACTTCtagtgggacaacccaaaatggaaaattgatcacttatggtgggacgggggagtatgtaaaaaaattatagtgCCTTAAAAAATCAGAACCAATTCAACCTTTTAACTGCACGATTGATGTGTTGATCGGCCAGGTTTTTTAGATGCGAATCGGACAGATAAAATATGGGTTCGATGTTAAACTGGACAAATCAAAACATTGACTAAAGGGATTGCATGGAAATCCCATGTCACACAAAAGACAAAGTGATTGCACGTGAAATCACATGGCCCCAATACTCAATTGTTGAATCGAAAAATAATGCTATACTACGTATAACTTGAGCCGCTACACGTTCTCATCAAAGTAGTCCGTACGGACCATCAAACAATGTATTCAGTTATTGAAACCCTAATAAAGTTTATTACTACTAtcattttaatttgaattatcTAGGTCATTATAATTCTCAAAAGAAGCTTCGAGCATATTTCCTTTAAAATTTAGTTAACTATGTCTATGGAACATTTCATGGTCCaagtttttaatatatatactaCAAACACTTACATGCAAATACTCCGTATAAGTTTCCCTAATGCATATTTAGAgtaattgattaataataatacataatgacaataaaaatgaaatgagtaGGTTTGATGAATGAGACGAGGGagattgaaatgaaatgattaTGGGCAATGCACAGAAGTGGTAGGGGGAATGAATTTGATGTGATGGTGTCTCATTTATAGGGACCGTTGCGGGGAAGCTTCCGATGCCATCTTTTTTacttaatttgtttttcttttttattgtgTCCTCTTTACTTTAGTATATTGACTTGCTTCATTCTTACTAATATGTCTATCTATGTATCCAGCCCACTTTTCAAATCACCCTATTGATTCAAATAAGGTAATCTATAAGAACATCTCCAGTGGTTCTGGATATGCAATAGCCCTCCtatagcctatccacatcactaataataattatataatttaatttacaatcgtagcaacatacagaatttaatttacgagacaaatataggaaaattaaataatactattaaaatttaaaaaagtacaataatttaaaaaaaagtacattaattttaaaaaaaagtacaaaaattaaaaagtacaataaaaaaattacataaaaaatcactcctcgccgccgtcctcgccCGTCGCCCAGCCCTTCGTCTTCCCCGCGCCGCCTCCGTTGCCACCAACGCTGCGACTACTCCCGCTGGTATCCCTCTGCAACCCCTCAAATTCTTCACGCATGCTCcggagcaatacgcgaagataagccttctcctcggggtccaccgtcGTCCGGAAgtcggctaacgtcttcaccatttgagcgcgcgcttgttgacgcgcgaagaatttgagctcctcggtggACCTGTcgggggggatgccgactggacctcctgggaactcggggtgcccccctcgcatcccgttgcgcccgcctttggccaaccgggcgaggtcggcgaccgaacgaacgaggggtcgggacctcctgggccgtctcggggaggtcgtgggaaccaccgctgctgccgctataatcaccggtatagttcagtttctgcttcttcggccagccagcgtcgacacttgcccggaatttctccgactcgttgagcacaaggtagcagttccagtaggtgaactcatagtacttcccGGGATccgggtaggctctctccgcaatcctcctgcagtcttcctctgtttggccactggtccgcatgcggagggcgttggcgtacaaacccgaaaatcgagagacggcagacctgattcggtcccagcacttccggtaCTCTTCCTCGGTgcgcggtctcccttcagggcaaaatgccctgtaggctgcggctatcttggcccacaagttgacgatcctctggttgttcgaaacgagaggatcatcgcagacactcacccacgccttggccacCGCAACTTTCTCCGCGttcgtccacttcctccggacccggctatcctcacccggctgcgacgactcgccaaccttcttggccttgcccttcttcttagggGAGctccgaccccgccctactccccggcTTTGAatgggagtttccggaacctcgttaatatcaaaacccaactcctctaaggagaaggtctcatactgcgtgtactgtgcatccgttagggtcgatgtgtgcgaagaactggtggaaaaatcaaaagccggccgatagacgttttcccccccgggcgtcccctgcggcggtggcatcatctgctgcgcagGTGGCTGCATCTCGGGTGCCCACCctggcatcatctgcatagggggttgCATCGGCGGTACCCCCTGCCAAGCCGGCACACTTCCCCGGCAGCCATCGGTGGCATCatatgctgccacgggtacatgttgtagtacccggtcatcggaggccaaccacctcccacgGGAGCCGGGAGAGTCTGAGACCCtcccccgggagtcgggggagtctgagaaCTGGTcatcactggagtaccttcgtagttgttctccatttctcgttgttgatcttgtacagaaattaagatagagagagtactcgttaaaacaagtggtgtgaatgaaaatgatgtccaaagcgcgtatatatggtgtttcaaaaaattaaaaaaaaaataaaaatctgacgccgagccctcaatggcgccgtgaggatcggcgtgagaATCTGCGTCAGCCCAAGAATCGGTGTGGGCACgtcgattttgacgccgatttcgccgacacCGCTCGCAATGGTTCAgcgtcagcaccggcgtccgtgaaaaatcggcgtgccggtgacgacgccgccattggagatgctctaatgaaaagaaacaaaattgGTAGCAGTGTGTGGAGGTGAGATCACGTTAAGTGTGTGACACATGGGCCCGACCCATTTAGCGCCGGTTGCCCAGCCCAGCACGTGCATCTCCGCCACGCGTCCTAATTCTAATTGCTTACGTGTATACATACATAAAGAAGCCCCATCCCATTCTCCAAATCTCACTCGCTTTTCCACTTTCTTTCTTGTGATCTCAAAACCAATCTTCAACACTTCCTACTTCAACCAACGACCATGAACTCCATGCTTTTCCGATCAGGTTCCGGTCCCATCCCCGTCCAAGCCCCTCCCGCCGCCTCACCTCGCCCCTCCATCTCCGTACCGTCGCCGCGCCGCCCCAGCATCCGCCGCTCCTCTTCGGAGACGAGGACGCCAAGCCGGCAGCGCTCCCGCTCCTTCAGTTCGCTGCGGATACCCGAGGAGCTGGGAACGCCCGGCGGAGGAATGAACAAGAACCGGAATTCTGGGGGTGGCGGCGGCGCAGAGGGGGACGACATCGGGGCTTATTACCAACAGATGATTAGGTCCAATCCCACCAACTCGCTGCTCTTGAGAAACTACGCCAGATATTTGCATCAGGTAACTCTCTTGCGTCTAATTTGAATTCCTTATCGAAATTGCTGTCTGTCTATTTTTTACTAATACTAAGTTttccttttcaaaaaaaattctttttatcaattttatactaataaaattcatgtttattactccctccgtcccgcactactcgcacttatttcctttttgggcgtcccaagttacttgcactctttccatttttagtaaaaattttcacctacagccgtcatttttgactttcctatacactcattctttaatctccgtgccgaaaaggaaaggagcgagtagcccgggacggagggagtataattttggtGGAATATTAAATTTTCAACATTACTAAATGATGTAGGTGGTGGGAGATGTGGTGAAAGCGGAAGAGTATTATGAGAGGGCAATTTTGGGAAACCCAGGAGATGGAGAAGTGCTATCTCTATATGGGAACTTAATATGGGAGACTCATAGAGATGAGATGAGAGCCAATTCTTATTTCACTCAAGCCATTCAAGCTTCCCCTAACGACGCGTATGCTCCCTCTCTCCCATAAAACTAGTACtacttgtttattttttatttaatagtatagATTTCAAAAAACGGGTGTGGTGGAGATTGGCTCTTATATATGTTGTGCTCTTGAATGAATACAGTATGATTTTGGGTTCGTATGCGCATTTCTTGTGGGAGGCAGAGGATGAAGAATGTGGAGATGATGAGGAAATGGAGACTCAACTTGTGCCACTTCCATCGATTATGGTGTCAGCTTTCTGACTTTGTATgtatcatatatatatagagagagagagagaggagctGTTCTAACGACTATTATGCTGTATGTTTAACCATAATAAATGAGTATGTATCTAACTAGTGAAAGGGGTTGAACAATAGAAAGAGCGTTACCGAGGGATGTGGGCTCATGTTTGTTTCTGTAAATTACTACTCCAATATTATGAACTGTTCAATTGAGGTGCTTTGATTAGATTGATATATTAAAAGAAGAGTATCTTTTTAGGttcacgaactttgccaaagtatcattttaggtccgtgaactttgaaaatatcattttaagtCCATCCACaataagttaatatcatttgaggtattttaaactttttcCGAACGAAAATACCCTTAAGACATTCAAAGGTCAATTTGGACAATTTTTTCGTCACTCATCTTGCATCAGAGACTtagagtccaacaatttttaacgacaaatttttatatttaaattcaatttggatgttAATTGTTCTCCAttctgaaattcatataaataatacttcgaatgacaatccaaattaatagctatctaatttcaaaacaaataaactaaatataattcacaaatcatctatagtaagttcttaaaatgcagtttaaattgaaaaaataaaataagtatcaAGTCTCAATTCACTATCCCTAaataattggtcatctaataattgaaaaattaacacatatttttttacttcaaattgtaattatatttaaattcaatttggatggtaattaaattaaatagtagtaaaagaAATTGTTGGACTATAAGTCTttgacgcaagatgagtggcgaaagaattatccaaattgccctttgaaggccttaagggcattttcgtccagaaaaagtttaaaatgtcgcaaatgatattaacttgtagttgacggacctaaaatgatattttcaaagttcacagacctaaaatgatactttgacaaagttcgtgaatctaaaaagatgttccctcttaaaagaaagtatTCTTCCTAAATTAAGAATAAATTAAtctaatcttttatttttttaggacatTTCCATTTGTctcctctaattttagttgggatactaataataatgatgCTTTTTAGAACGTT
Encoded here:
- the LOC121754942 gene encoding uncharacterized protein LOC121754942 produces the protein MNSMLFRSGSGPIPVQAPPAASPRPSISVPSPRRPSIRRSSSETRTPSRQRSRSFSSLRIPEELGTPGGGMNKNRNSGGGGGAEGDDIGAYYQQMIRSNPTNSLLLRNYARYLHQVVGDVVKAEEYYERAILGNPGDGEVLSLYGNLIWETHRDEMRANSYFTQAIQASPNDAMILGSYAHFLWEAEDEECGDDEEMETQLVPLPSIMVSAF